The Balaenoptera acutorostrata chromosome 13, mBalAcu1.1, whole genome shotgun sequence region GGCTGAGAAATCTTGTGGGTTAACGGATCTTACTCCGCTTTGTCTCCCTCCTTTTACCATAAGCAGCACGAAGCCAGGCGGCGCCTTCAAGACGTTGCTTACGTGTCCTCGGCTGGGGTCCGTGCTCGTGACTTTGGAGCGGCACAGACACTCTGCCTCTGTGCAGCAAGGATCCCTTTCCTCCACTCCCCGAAACGCATCCCACCTCCTTCCAAGCCCACGTTTCCACTAACAGGCTGTTTAAGGCAATCCCGGCCTTCTCTGCCGCACGCCTCACGTTTCCCCAGAGCCCTCCAGGTGGGCCGTGGGCACCGCACTGTGTAGGGCCCAGCTGGGCGGCTGCCCTGGTGGGGAAGGAGGCTGCAGAAAGGAGTCGAGTGGCACTGTGGCCATCATGTGTTTTGATAGTTTAGGACTGATGCTGCACTTGGAAAAGGGGACAAAACCCTCTACTGTTTCTGCGACCCAGGATTCCAGGTTTCTAAGACAAGTAGTaacagtattttaattaatttattcaccaAGGATATATACGTATAGAGTCCTGCTGGCTTTTGTGTCTAGTGCTGGGACATTAAGTCAGATAAGACAGGGTTCCTCCTATCACAGACCGTCATCTGATGGTGACAGCTGAGTAAATTAGCACAGGGAACCAGGGAGATGCAAGGGGACAGGTGATAAAGGGGTTCCCAGGCCCAGTtgcagcgtgtgtgtgtgtgcgcgtgtgtgcagGCTTCCCTACGCCAACAGGCGATTCTTGGACACCCTGCTGGTGGGATCTAGAAGTCACCTTCATTAACAAATTCACTGTGACAGAAAGGGTGCTTATGCACCTGTTTCACCTTTATGGCCCTAAAGTGTCTTCAGGAACTGAGGACTAGAGTCCAAATATCCCATCACTCTTATTgcaggaaattccaaaggttttgGCAGCTGTGAGCCAGAATCTGTGGGTAAAGACCAAATAcatatgagaaatatattcttCTGAGTGACCAAGGatatatttttcctataaatCACAGTATTGCAACAGGTATTTACAGAGGCACAGACACTGAGTGCAACAGGGCGATGGGAGTGCTCAAAGGCTGCTGGATAAGGTTGGCATGAGCCACGTGCATCCCAGCAGGGGTGAGCGCAGGCAGGGCCACAGGGCAGCGCACGCCGCACGTTTGGGGACCTGCAAGGATGAGGGGGGACGGACAGCTGAGGGCTGGGGAGTGGTGGGTGCCGAGGGGAGAGCGGGGCGGGGCCCAGATGCCCGGTTTCCTGGGCCAGTGTGTGGACTTGGAAGGTTCCTGGAAGTGAGTGTttgcagcaagagagaagcatCAGGTCTGCCTTTTGGAAGCTCGCCCTGGCTGAAAGGAGGCCACGCTGTGACCTCAGGGTGGATGGGGCACGCACCATGGAACAGCAGCGGGGGGCCGGCCAGACGCACAACCTTGCAGAAACAGGAAGCTAAATTGATAAAAGTCAGTGCAGCTGGTACAACACGcgttaatgtctttattttatacaGTGCACATATAAATTCATTTCAGAAAGAAGCGTCTTGAAAGGTCAGTCTACGAAGAATTATAGAAATGCAGAACATCATATTTATTTCACAATTAGCATGGCTTTCAATAAAATTTACACCAAGTGTTCACAAGAACACCATGACAAACGCATACATTGCTTTTTTCAGGTAAATTAGTGCAGCCCTCTGGAAAACAGTGTGTCTTTCCAGGTGGCTGAAGCTGTGTCCTTTGGCGTTGATTGCCCTGTGGGTTGTTGGTCTTAGGGAGTGCAGAGCACGAGGAAGGAGCTGTGTGTTTCTTTAAGCAGCGTTTAGGTGGTTTCCAGCCTGCTAAACAGTGGTGGACGCTCTTGACTGTGTGTGTCCTTGTTCACGGTGGGAGATACAGGTATGTTTCTCATGGGATTCTGTTTCAGAAGGACTTTCATGAGCATCGACCCCCTTTCCCCAACCTACAGGAACAAGCACATCATGATCGACCTGGGCACCGGCAACAACAACAAGATCAACTGGGCCATGGAAGACAAGCAGGAGATGATTGACATCATCGAGACGGTGTACCGGGGGGCCCGGAAGGGTCGCGGCCTGGTCGTGTCCCCGAAGGACTACTCCACCAAGTACAGATACTGAGCCCTCGCCCAGCCCTGGTGCACGCGGTGCCGCGGAGTCGTTCTCACGTGGAGatattttcaactatttaaaGCCTTTGAGAAAGCGTTTGGGGAAGTACACGTAGCTCAAGGAGCTGGAGGGTTTTGCAGTGAGGGTGGCATTGCCCCAACTTTCGGTCTGCCTGGTCCTTGTATTTTTGTATCAGCAAATATCTGTAAATATCtagctgaaataaataaaatacatggtgATGGGAACAGtcaaaatcatttatttcttatgaAAATGAGTGTACAGATTAGCGATTTTGGTAGTCAAGAATTAACTCTTCACTGGTGAGTGAAGTTCAGGTGTGGGTCCCATGGGGCTGCTGTGTTTTGCACACTGGTCAGTGAGAGTCTGTCTGAGTTTCCTGGGTCTCCTGTAATTAGGGCCCTCAGACTGGTGACTTgacccagttctggaggctggagtcaGACCCACGTGTCGGCAGGGCTGGTCCTCCGGGGCCTGACGGGGAGTCTGTGCCTAGCCCCCTGCTGGCCCTGCTGGCTTCTGGCATCTTCGGTGTCCCTTGGCTGGTGATGCTTCGCCCCAGTCCCAGCCTTCGTCTTCACGTGGTGTTCTCCccgtgtgcatgtctgtgtgcaAGCGTCCCCACTGGGTGGGGGCCACCCTGCTCCGGCATGACCTCATCTTGACTAGTTACACCTGCAACAGCCCCGTCTCTAGAAAgggcacattctgaggtcctggtgTGAGGATTCCCAACATGCGAACTTTCAGGGGGCACAATTCGACCCACAGCAGAACCAAAGGCTTGAGttcaggaaaagggaaaaatcatCTTTTATTCTTCTGGTTATAAAAACAGTGcaataaataatgatttttggattccctttaaatataaaaagtaagaggtgtttctccttcctcctcagaTGGTATCTAACGCACTTGAATGCATCGTATTTTCCATAGCAACCAGGACCCTTCAGTCCGTGCAGCTGGTTTCCTTATCACGATCTCAGGTTTCTCTCCTGAGTCTCATCCCAGCAGCGTGCTGTTggttgggatcttcccgggcacGTCTCAGGGCACacagcctctgaggtggaagggGGCATACGGCGTGGAGGCAGCCTGGGGCCCCTACCTGGTTTCACAGCCAGGCTCTGTCGTTACTGAGGACCTTGGGCGAGTGGCCCCCGGAGCTCCGTTTCCTCCCGTGTGAAGGGGGTGATGGTGTCTGCTGTCCGACGTGTGCTACACGCAGATcaattagaacagtgcctggtgggCCCTCCGTGGTGTGAAAACACCCACTGCCTCCTCAGATTGACTCATTGTTGAAACATGAGGAGTACATACCAAAGAATGACatcaacaaatacaaaaaaaagctACACGCTCACACGAAGGAGTgtacttttaaatgaatataaaattcaaatgtaaatcTGCAGTTTAATATCTCTAGCTTTAATT contains the following coding sequences:
- the TXNL4A gene encoding thioredoxin-like protein 4A isoform X2, whose protein sequence is MYELYDPCTVMFFFRNKHIMIDLGTGNNNKINWAMEDKQEMIDIIETVYRGARKGRGLVVSPKDYSTKYRY